The following coding sequences lie in one Mustelus asterias chromosome 6, sMusAst1.hap1.1, whole genome shotgun sequence genomic window:
- the LOC144495123 gene encoding ADP/ATP translocase 1 — translation MGDYAISFIKDFLAGGIAAAISKTAVAPIERVKLLLQVQHASKQITVETQYKGIIDCVVRIPKEQGFISFWRGNLANVIRYFPTQALNFAFKDKYKQIFLGGVDQKTQFWRYFAGNLASGGAAGATSLCFVYPLDFARTRLAADVGKALNEREFTGLASCITKIFKSDGLKGLYQGFNVSVQGIIIYRAAYFGVYDTAKGMMPDPKNVHILISWMIAQTVTAVAGLVSYPFDTVRRRMMMQSGRKKADIMYKGTIDCWRKILKDEGGKAFFKGAWSNVLRGMGGAFVLVLYDEIKKYV, via the exons ATGGGTGACTACGCGATTAGCTTCATCAAGGACTTCCTGGCGGGTGGCATTGCCGCTGCCATCTCCAAGACGGCAGTGGCACCCATCGAGAGGGTGAAATTGCTACTGCAG GTACAACATGCCAGCAAACAGATAACAGTAGAAACACAGTACAAGGGCATCATAGATTGTGTGGTGCGGATTCCGAAAGAGCAGGGATTTATATCATTCTGGCGTGGGAACCTGGCCAATGTGATCAGATACTTCCCAACTCAGGCTCTCAACTTCGCCTTCAAGGACAAGTACAAGCAGATCTTCCTTGGGGGCGTCGATCAGAAGACCCAGTTCTGGCGTTACTTCGCCGGGAACCTGGCCTCGGGGGGAGCGGCTGGAGCCACCTCGCTCTGTTTTGTGTACCCGCTGGACTTTGCCCGAACGCGGCTGGCAGCTGATGTGGGCAAGGCCCTGAACGAGAGGGAGTTCACTGGCCTGGCCAGCTGCATCACCAAGATCTTCAAGTCGGATGGCCTCAAGGGCCTCTACCAGGGATTCAATGTCTCAGTCCAAGGCATCATCATCTATCGAGCTGCCTACTTTGGTGTCTACGACACTGCGAaag GTATGATGCCGGATCCCAAGAACGTGCACATTCTGATCAGTTGGATgattgcacagactgtgaccgcAGTGGCAGGCCTGGTGTCTTATCCCTTTGACACTGTCCGTCGGCGCATGATGATGCAGTCAGGTCGTAAGAAAG CTGACATTATGTACAAGGGCACAATCGACTGCTGGAGGAAGATTTTGAAAGATGAAGGAGGTAAAGCTTTCTTCAAAGGTGCCTGGTCGAATGTATTAAGAGGAATGGGTGGTGCTTTCGTACTGGTGCTGTATGATGAAATCAAAAAATATGTCTAA